The following are encoded in a window of Halorarum salinum genomic DNA:
- a CDS encoding tyrosine-type recombinase/integrase: MNRSPPSDLTITEAIELYIHRKSPDWKGETERTYRRNLRVFEDYAAENDLETIEDLTRWTIGGFTDYLLEQDFARVTVASRQKTAKTWLKYLESQGVLDLGLHLAIDTIKTTDEEESSDQQLAPSDARDLLAFYRNSTAWRGTRRHAMLEIFWHVGCRSSAVRGLDIDDYEDGVLKFRNRPDTGTRLKSGNEHERNVVLSEKPRKVLELFIARERINKRDEHGRAPLFTSRRGRPTLNTIRSWMYLTTQPCMAVECRTATGGRTANTFPVTKLASARRRVVRMRFATGRSRGSGISASTRIPSLRGWRRLRRSSGGTTTTPTSTTSSNAVVRRPR, from the coding sequence GTGAATAGAAGCCCACCCTCGGACCTCACTATCACCGAAGCCATCGAACTCTACATCCATCGCAAGAGCCCGGACTGGAAGGGTGAGACCGAGCGGACGTACCGCCGGAACCTCCGGGTCTTCGAGGACTACGCCGCCGAGAACGACCTCGAAACGATCGAGGACCTCACACGCTGGACGATCGGCGGCTTCACCGACTACCTCCTGGAGCAGGACTTCGCCCGCGTCACCGTCGCGAGCCGGCAGAAGACGGCCAAGACGTGGTTGAAGTACCTCGAATCCCAGGGTGTCCTCGACCTTGGCCTCCATCTCGCGATTGACACCATCAAGACCACGGACGAGGAGGAGTCATCCGACCAGCAGCTCGCGCCGTCGGACGCCCGCGACCTCCTCGCCTTCTATCGGAACAGTACTGCGTGGCGCGGAACCCGCCGGCACGCGATGCTGGAGATCTTCTGGCATGTCGGGTGTCGGTCTTCCGCGGTCCGCGGGCTGGATATCGACGACTACGAGGACGGTGTCCTGAAGTTCCGGAACCGCCCCGACACTGGGACGCGGCTAAAGAGCGGCAACGAGCACGAGCGGAACGTCGTGCTCTCGGAGAAACCGCGGAAGGTTCTCGAGCTCTTCATCGCTCGTGAGCGCATCAACAAGCGTGACGAGCACGGGCGCGCGCCGCTGTTCACCAGTCGGCGGGGACGGCCGACGCTCAACACGATTCGAAGCTGGATGTACCTGACGACACAGCCGTGCATGGCCGTCGAGTGCCGCACGGCAACCGGCGGCCGAACTGCGAATACGTTCCCCGTGACCAAGCTAGCAAGTGCCCGTCGACGCGTGGTCCGCATGCGATTCGCCACGGGTCGATCACGTGGCAGCGGAATCTCGGCTTCGACGAGGATACCGTCGCTGCGCGGGTGGCGGCGACTCCGCAGGTCATCCGGCGGTACTACGACGACCCCGACTTCGACGACGAGCTCGAACGCCGTCGTTCGGAGACCGAGGTGA
- a CDS encoding phage N-6-adenine-methyltransferase: protein MSDEPLLALAEKLDQRADKFAKAANCADGQLEVTVADVRADTYAESAAIAREMANESEDVDVGDSTATDGGSVLQGHRQETEDNEYATPPEIWRPLARATGGFDVDPASGAEPVSIAPIRYTEAEDGLSKAWEGSVFLNPPWSSNGDGSAKETWLRKARNEANRAKVDVVVVVLPADTSAHWFHDHVLAAEAVCLVGPGRIPFVGEDRNPSFQLAVAAFGDVDRDLVDALETLGAVIRGHTVVDDTTQASLGAIDEASTVSGGDRR, encoded by the coding sequence GTGAGCGACGAGCCCCTTCTGGCGCTCGCCGAGAAACTCGACCAGCGGGCGGATAAGTTCGCCAAGGCGGCGAACTGTGCTGACGGTCAGCTCGAGGTGACAGTCGCGGACGTTCGGGCCGACACGTACGCCGAATCCGCAGCCATCGCCCGCGAGATGGCCAATGAATCCGAGGACGTGGACGTAGGAGACAGTACTGCGACCGACGGCGGGTCAGTGCTTCAAGGCCACCGCCAGGAGACCGAGGATAACGAGTACGCGACGCCGCCGGAGATCTGGCGCCCGCTGGCCCGCGCCACCGGCGGGTTCGACGTCGACCCGGCGAGCGGGGCGGAGCCAGTTTCCATCGCCCCCATACGCTACACGGAGGCCGAGGACGGCCTCTCGAAAGCATGGGAGGGGTCGGTGTTTCTCAACCCGCCGTGGTCGTCGAACGGCGATGGGAGCGCGAAGGAGACGTGGCTCCGGAAGGCCCGGAACGAGGCGAACCGTGCGAAGGTCGACGTGGTTGTCGTCGTTCTCCCGGCGGACACGTCCGCACACTGGTTCCACGACCACGTGCTCGCCGCCGAAGCGGTCTGTCTCGTCGGCCCTGGACGCATCCCCTTCGTTGGCGAGGATCGAAACCCATCGTTCCAGCTCGCGGTCGCGGCGTTCGGCGACGTCGACCGTGACCTCGTCGACGCCCTCGAGACGCTCGGAGCTGTCATCCGTGGACACACCGTCGTCGACGACACTACCCAAGCATCGCTTGGGGCGATTGACGAGGCCTCGACTGTCTCAGGGGGTGATAGACGATGA
- a CDS encoding MFS transporter encodes MGKLADETRHAYGLVVTASFGYTCLMFIWFSLPAYLSPIISEMGLTGTQAGVLVGAVPLTYIPLALFSGIIIDRVGPGRSLATGILIYGVAQIGRSIAQGFPSLLAFTLLIGVGATAITFGLPKLVSFLFPPERTGLPSSIYLIGASVGSAGVFSVGRPIFGPLLGGWRPLFFWSGLIAVGYAVIWFAVAWQAGIDDRTAEHDSSFSVDSISHDLGLILSHRELQLIVIIGTMYLFVNHGVQGWLPTILESRGLSPDRAGQTTSVFVAAVAVGILSVPAIADRYSARQAALITCGSITCIGIVGIVLGGVRFLMFAGVVVTGIGVGGLSPLIRAIPPDLDGVGARLTGTAMGFVFSVGEIGGFLGPVLIGTFHEVTGSFIPGLVILSTAGVVVVLAGGALRRMRE; translated from the coding sequence ATGGGGAAGCTGGCAGATGAGACCCGTCATGCGTACGGACTAGTCGTCACTGCGTCGTTTGGATATACGTGCCTGATGTTTATCTGGTTCTCACTGCCGGCCTATCTCTCTCCGATCATTTCGGAAATGGGTCTCACTGGCACACAGGCTGGCGTACTAGTCGGTGCAGTCCCGTTAACCTATATTCCACTCGCGCTGTTTTCGGGGATTATCATCGACCGTGTGGGACCCGGCCGAAGTCTTGCGACCGGTATCCTGATTTACGGTGTCGCCCAAATCGGCCGAAGTATCGCACAGGGATTCCCGTCGCTCCTTGCATTCACCCTTCTGATTGGCGTCGGCGCGACCGCAATCACGTTTGGACTCCCAAAGCTCGTTTCGTTTCTCTTTCCCCCAGAGCGAACTGGCCTCCCGTCCTCGATCTATCTCATCGGAGCCTCCGTGGGATCGGCTGGCGTATTCAGTGTCGGTCGGCCAATATTCGGTCCGCTGCTCGGTGGATGGCGCCCCCTCTTTTTCTGGAGCGGTCTCATCGCGGTCGGCTATGCTGTAATCTGGTTCGCCGTTGCATGGCAGGCAGGAATTGACGATCGCACCGCCGAGCACGATTCGTCGTTCTCGGTCGACTCGATCAGCCACGACCTCGGGCTCATCCTCTCGCACAGAGAGCTTCAACTCATCGTCATCATCGGGACGATGTATCTGTTCGTCAACCACGGTGTCCAGGGCTGGCTTCCAACAATTTTGGAATCACGTGGACTTTCACCGGACCGGGCTGGTCAAACCACGAGTGTATTCGTTGCAGCCGTTGCTGTCGGGATCCTGTCCGTTCCCGCAATCGCCGATCGATATTCCGCCCGCCAAGCGGCCTTGATAACGTGTGGAAGTATCACCTGCATTGGAATTGTCGGGATAGTGCTAGGAGGTGTACGATTTTTGATGTTCGCTGGCGTTGTCGTCACCGGTATCGGAGTGGGCGGGCTCTCGCCACTCATTCGAGCGATACCTCCGGATCTAGATGGAGTCGGTGCGCGGCTCACCGGGACGGCTATGGGGTTTGTCTTTTCAGTTGGCGAAATCGGTGGATTCCTCGGACCAGTACTCATCGGTACGTTCCATGAGGTCACGGGGTCGTTCATTCCCGGCTTGGTGATACTCTCTACTGCCGGGGTCGTCGTCGTTCTCGCCGGGGGGGCCTTACGGCGTATGCGCGAGTGA
- a CDS encoding helix-turn-helix transcriptional regulator translates to MSADLDDGSAIEWTDLTAFEGNVLYAIARLQSHEETSYGLAIKRVLQDLYGKEINHGRLYPALDDLNEYGLVEKSALDKRTNEYLLTDAGRQLLRERIDLLADAVVGGDEV, encoded by the coding sequence ATGAGCGCCGACCTCGACGATGGGTCAGCCATCGAGTGGACCGACCTCACCGCGTTCGAGGGGAACGTCCTCTACGCCATCGCCCGCCTGCAGAGCCACGAGGAGACCTCCTACGGGCTCGCAATCAAGCGCGTCCTGCAGGACCTCTACGGGAAGGAGATCAACCACGGCCGACTCTACCCGGCGCTCGACGACCTCAACGAGTACGGCCTCGTCGAGAAGTCCGCGCTGGACAAGCGGACGAACGAGTATCTCCTGACCGATGCCGGCCGCCAGCTCCTCCGCGAGCGCATCGACCTGCTCGCCGACGCGGTCGTCGGGGGTGATGAGGTGTGA
- a CDS encoding J domain-containing protein: MTSLDWPAEFRRTPPADRSPNRSFEVSLHDAVEDLAKEMGRLDVDDWRLSTAMDHQTRNPNYPYANQPEPDDPGVVLRWSMDGDQFAVACDWYNRVRDNLRSVGLYVAEKRKMGTRPVTTGETEFANARLPPGDDEESAVPVTPSPHSVLGVDRGADDEEVNAAARELLKEHHPDHGGERQAFMRVKWAREVILSE; this comes from the coding sequence GTGACGTCGCTCGACTGGCCGGCGGAGTTCCGGCGAACTCCGCCGGCGGACCGCTCGCCGAACCGGAGCTTCGAGGTGTCGCTTCACGATGCCGTCGAGGATCTCGCCAAGGAGATGGGTCGTCTCGACGTCGACGACTGGCGACTCTCGACCGCAATGGACCACCAGACGCGGAACCCGAACTACCCGTACGCGAATCAGCCCGAACCGGACGACCCGGGCGTCGTCCTCCGCTGGTCGATGGACGGCGACCAGTTCGCCGTCGCGTGCGACTGGTACAACCGCGTTCGGGATAACCTCCGGTCCGTCGGCCTCTACGTCGCCGAGAAGCGGAAGATGGGGACCCGTCCCGTGACCACGGGCGAGACGGAGTTCGCGAACGCTCGACTGCCGCCGGGCGACGACGAGGAGTCCGCGGTTCCCGTCACTCCCAGTCCACACAGCGTGCTCGGCGTCGATCGCGGCGCCGACGACGAGGAGGTGAACGCGGCCGCGCGGGAGTTGCTGAAGGAGCACCACCCGGACCATGGAGGCGAACGTCAGGCGTTCATGCGCGTCAAGTGGGCCAGGGAGGTGATTCTCAGTGAATAG